ACTATTACACCATGTCTTAGTCACTTAATGTTACTTAACTGTAACCCTTGGTAAACTTGATATAGTTAATTGCCTCTAGAGATAATGTGATATGTCACCATAAGGTCCATAACCATCgcccttctcttcctctctcttcctcctaTCATATGTAATCAgctcttttaatttttgtgtCAAAACCTCAACACTTATAGCTCTCATCGGTCATCATCTAATCTCGACAGACTGGGAATATAAATAACCCGAATACCTCTTTTTTTAGAGTGTTATTTTGTCAAGACCTGTTAAAATTTTTGTCAATATCAATATCAATTTATGGCCCACATGAGCGAATTAAGGATCCAAAATTAAAACACAGGGTGACCTCGATGTTCCATctaaagtaagtaatttttgCTAGTATCTTAACAGGGAGAATGCGACGTATTTGTCGCAACTCTAACCTACCAACTATctacaatccaaaaaaaaaaaatctatttgaaGTAAATACTATGTGATTTCTCTTTATACCCAAAGGATCTTAACTTTTCATCTCTCTATTGTGTTAATTCCGACTTTCTGGCTATACAGTTGAAATGGTAGTAGACGCCTAAATCAAAAAGTTGCTCACTCTTCATCTAATTTTGTGCTATTACGAGATAAGTTGACTTGCCAAAGGTTAGTATTTGGTATACAGCATTTGTAGAGTACAATTCTACTGACTTGACTAATCGCATAATTTGGTTGGTGAGCCTGCTCTTTTGGACCGTGAGATAGTTTCagttcccttttctttttttggcctGGTATGTCTTAATTGCCTAGTTATACTAATAATAATGGTGAATTTCAGTACCGGTTTCTGGTTGATGGTATGTGGAGGTGTGACGAACAGAAGCTTTGTGCTACTAATGAATATGGGATATTGAACAATGTTATATTCGTGGAGGAACCTATGACATCGGTTATTCACCATGAAGCTTTCAGAGGCATGGATATGGATGATGGTGTTCTTTTGTCAACAGTACGTTCCAACAATTTATGTTTCTTCTTAGAACTTTTTTCCTCagaacaacttttttttctttttctgaacaTTTCTACTATTATACCCCTGAGGACTTATCTATTTACTTATATTATGTAGATATGCAAAATTTGAACGTTCCTGTATTCTCTtcaaaaaacttaatttcttacaTATGCACCCTTGTGCTCATGATAATCAGACTCTGTCAAGAAATGCCTTCTGATAACAAATCAACTTTGTCCAGACAAATTGGATGACTCTCTACTCTCAATAAgggttttttttcatttttttgtcaaAACTGCATTTCCCGGGGTAATATGGAAAATCGGATTCTATAAGAGAATTTATGTTAAAAAGATGATCTTATAGGAATGTGTATGCAAAAGGATTATTGTTTTTATCTACCCAAAACCTTGTTCCTTTTTGtcatttcaacttttaaattcttTCCTTGCACAGATGCCTGCAGAGCCACTGCTTCAGACATCAGATATACGCATAGAGAGTTTTCGTCATTGGGTGTCTGCAATGTTGTCCGAAAAAAACATTTTTGACATTATTCCGGTGTCAAGCAAGGTCAGAATGAATTCCTTTTATCGGTAAACATTTTGGACCTTCATGTggaacaaccgttgtactctaaaagcttaagctgttagagaacggtgtttaaacatttttatatttaacactcctcctcacgtctgggctctagactttttagtcggcccatgacgtgggcttaaattaaatgggagaaaattaatatgctagaagTCTGGCGTGACTAGAACttaggacctcctgctctgataccatgtgaaacaaccgttgtactctaaaagcttaagctgttagagaacggtgtttaaacatttttatatttaacacttcatGCATAATTTGACACAGTTTTTTTCACTTCTCAGGTCTCAGTTATGGATCTTCAATTGCCTGTGAAACAAGCATTCCATATAATGGCAGAAGAAGTATGCAATCTCGTTAAttgattttcttctttcttagtCATTATTCATGTTCTGTTtgtatttattatatgtatatatacatatactgcGGTGCCAATACATTTTCTTCTTGTTTTGTTggttaaaagaaagaaagaaagaaagaaaacacaTCTGGCACCACTTTAGTTTCCTACTTGAATAATGGGTAATCATAAAAGTTGCAAACCAAGAGTATTAAATAATGCGGTCAAACATTCCAAGTGGCGTTGATTCCTGTTCCTTTGTTTATTTGAAAACAGAAACCACATGCACACATGATTCTAAATCAGCCTTTAatgttttttatttgattaaacttttccttttctctcgcTGGGATGATGCTTCTGTTACATGCGAAAAGATTATGTTAACAGCTAACAAAACAGTCTTTTAGTCGATCAAAATGACTGTAACTGTATGTAatcttctgttaaaaaaaacaaaaatcaagcATCTGAGGAATCATTTTCTTTACTGGTACTCTCTCTATGTTTTCCGATTTAACAATTTTATGTTGGTATAAGATTTTCACCAAGGATTTTAAAGTTTCCAACTTCTGTCTCGCTCAAATATTGTTTGCTAAGGGAGATTGCGGTTTTGTTTGACTTTGACACTGCTGCTGCTTACAGGGCTTCACTGTAGTCCCTCTTTGGGATGATAGCAGGGGAAACATAACTGGGATGCTTACGCCTTCTGATTTCATATTAATACTTAGAGAGGTATGATTTACTTAGTTGCAAACTTTATATCATTACGAAATACATTCTTACTCTTTACTTTCTTCGTTTATTCTCTATCTTTTCATGTGATGCCATAAATTTGAAACTTCAGTATCTATAGCCACCAGAaacttcttctttcttttaattatgatttttttatttttctcgatTAGATTGTAATCATACCTGTCACTTTTGCAGTTGCAGAACAACATGCGAGCTCTCGCCAATGAAGAGCTTGAAATGCattctatttcttcttggaaAGAAGGCAAGCTGCAGCTTTATGGCCAACCTGATGCAGCTGTTGGAGTGAATAGAAGGCCGCTAATTCATGTAATATTTTACTTTCCTCTAACttggatgctttttttttttttcttatttttaattcatttcattttcttttattttttttctcgtcTTAGAAGTAGGCaacattttgttttttatattggATGTGAAGATGGTTGATTGGTCACTGTTATGTTTGTCGGTCAACGGGTGTCAGTTTGCCAACTTGACCGCCCTGTTATGACTCCATTAAAATGAAAGTGATAAGAGCAAAAACAACTGGGAAGTGACAAAAGAGTACCACTTAACTAAACAGTTCAGGTGAGAAAGAGTAACTTGCATTTGAGTTTTAAATGTTTTCTCTTGTTGGGTCGCATAAATTCTGATGATTCACTAATTTGATCCTGTTTCTTACTTGTCTATTTATTAAGCGTCgtaatttcttttttacagGTTGGCGACTTGGAGAGTCTAAAAGATGTGGCTCTAAAGATTGTACAGAATGAGATATCCTCAGTTCCTATATTCAAATCCTCGCTAGACGACGCATCATCCATGCCATTATTAAATCTCGCAAGCCTCCCTGGGATCTTGAGATGTACAATAATtactttctccttttctttaatttatcaGCCACATGTTCAGATTCATTACTTCTCACTCCTGTATGATTGCATCATACAGTCATCTGCAAGAATTCTGCGGAACTTATTCAACTGTTCCCGCTTCTGCAATTTCAAATATCTGCCATTCCTCTCGGCACATGGCTGCCAACTACTGGTAGGGGAAGCGGTCGCCCGCTGTCGATTCTGCGACGGGATGCCCTTCTAAGTTCTGCACTTAATTTGCTTCTTGAAGGTAAATTAacaactaaaatgcaaaaaaactTTCTAGGCATACTGTTCTTCCGCATTTTACCCTTCTCGGTAATCAAAACCTACAGCCCTTTGAGTCCTGATACTTCTACTCAAAATCACTTTGGATATGTGTATTGAAAATCCAGACAAATCAAGACTGTTTAAAATGAAAGGCTAGAAGTGCACAAGTTCATTAAACTGAGTCGCTAGATCATAGAAATCTCTTTCTTCTACCAAGTTTCACAAGATACTATCAATCTTGTTACTTCAGTTACTATGTGAGCTTATTTGTGCTGTTGTATCGTACAGCTATATAAATCTGAAGTTGttgtatatttatttgtttgatatGCTTTCTGACGAATGCTATATTTAATCCAGCTAGAGTAAGCTCAATTCCGATTGTTGATGAGAATGGTTCGTTGCTTGATGTCTACGCTCGCAGGTATCAGTGCTTCCGCTGTTCCTATGGATATATCTACACATGCTTTCGCTGTTATAGTGTTCCTCATAAATTGTCTTCTTTTCTTTAGGTGATAATGAAAAAAAGTCTAAGATGCGATAAGCTGCTTGGACATATTGCCATATGAAATCTACCTCCCTCGATAATCATAACCTACTTATAGACCTGTAGATTTTTACAATGTTTGCGCCTTATTCCTCTTGTCGCAGGGAAAAGTGAATGATTCTCTTATAAATCGAGTGGTTATACGCAGCTTTTGATTTTTGAGTAGGGTAAAGTGCAAATCGTGATAGTCATCAATGttttaataaaaacaaaaggaaaacattataaagttttttttttcttttggagttGGGTATTCtctcaagaggaagatggagatTGAAGCTAGGATCCAGATTGTGCCACAACTTGTTAAACTCTAGAACTCCTAAAGCATTtgtttatctaatttttatgcAGTGACATTATGGCTCTAGCGAAGGACAATATTTATGCTCGAATTCAGCTTGAACAAATGACCGTGGAGCATGTAAGTGTACACACACTCCTTGCATATACATACATTTACTAATTCTTGCGTTGTCTCGatgatatctctctctctctctctctctctctctgggtcTCTGAGATAATGAGGCCACTCCATGTATCTGTGTTCCCAGGCTCTGGAACAGGTGTACCAGGTAAATGGTCACAGGCGGTGTTACACTTGTTTCCGTTCAACAACTTTCCATGAGATTTTGCAACAATTATCTAATCCAGGTACCTTTCTATTCACCCTCACCACcaaaaaagcgaaaaaaagaaacctctctctctctctctctctccatcttcaTGTGAATTGAGATTGTGTATCTCGAGACGAATCTAGCGGTTAAAGGAGCAGAACCATTTAGAGTTTGCTTCTACAAGTATTTAGAGAGACATGCATGTCCACATACATATACACAAATATACATTTTTTAAGTTGTCTACTGTTTTAACACTTCTCCATTAACAGGAGTTCGCCGGCTCGTCGTCGTCGACGCGAGAACCAGAATCGTCGAGGGCATTATTTCATTGAGAGATATATTCACATTCCTTCTTGGTTGTTAATATATTTGTACATCCCGGTTATTTAATATTGGAATTTTGTTAGGAAACATGTGCTAATTTATAATAAACTCTTTGTTATAGCCAAGCCTATCTCtgccccttcttcttcttcttctaaattTGCTTTTGCGAACAAACTCTCTATGTAGAAATGCTGTTTAAGCAGAGCTATTGAAAAGCACGCCATCAACTTTCTCGTCGAAACTGCTATTGCTGCAGTGAGCCGACGCTCCAAACTTTCTCGTTGATGCTGCTGTGTTTGTTGATTTATAGAGTACTTTACGTAGAATGTATTACAGTCCAATCACACAATGACGCATCATCTTAGTAATCAACCGTCGTCGTCCATCGAAACCAATCCATTCCGATCCACCTCGATCGAGCTGCGACCTGCATCCCTTCTCACCCTCTCCATCAACCTCCTCATCCTCCTAACATCCTTCCACCTCTTCTCTGCCGCATAAATCTCCGCCATGATCGAGTAAACCCCGCTATCCTCCGGATCCAACTCGAGCAACCGCTCCGCGGCGGCCTCCGCCACGCCGACGTTCCCGTGATGTATCCTGCACCCGGCGAGCAACCCGCCCCACACGTACGCGTCCCCTCTCGTCGGCATTCGCTCGATCATCTCCGCCGCCTCGGCTATGAGCCCCGCCCGGCTGAGCAAATCGGCCATGCACCCGTAGTGCTTCAGCTCGCGGGCCACGCCGTGGACACTCTCCATCTCTCCGAACAACCGCTTCGCCGTGTCGACCCGGCCCGCGTGGCTGCACCCGGTTAGGAGGGCCAATAGTGTGACGCCATCTGGCCGGACGCCGGACCGGCGCATCCGGGCGAAGTAGGCCAGCGACGTGTCCACGTGGCCGTGCATGGCGAGCCCGCCAATGAGGGCGTTCCACGTGTACACATTCCTATGTGGGCTCCACTCAAACACCCGTGTGGCTTCACCGATGCACCCGCACTTGGCGTACATGTCGACGAGCCCCGTAGCTACGTACACGTTGGGGGAGCCTCTGTGGCGCTCTACGTATCGGTGTATCATTTTGCCCTGGTCCAGGGCCCCCGATTGGGCGCAGCAGGAGAGGGCGGATGCGAGCGCCACGTCGTCGGGAGGGGTACGCGTGGCGAGCATCCgacggaggagggcgaggcccTCGCGGGGGAGGCCGCGCCGGGCGTAGCAGGAGATGAGGGTGCCCCAGGAGACGGGGTCTCGGcggggcatttcgtcgaacagggcgCGGGCGCGCGCGGCGAGGCCCGCGCGGGAGTACGCGGCGAGGAGGGTGTTGTAGGAGACGAGGTCGCGCGCGCCGGCCTCGTCGAAGGCGCGGCGCGCGTCCGGGGCGGCGGCGCACGCGGCGTACACGGCGAGGAGGGCGTTGGAGAGGAGGGGGCTGCGGCGCGAGGGGAGGAGGccgagggttagggttagggcgtGGAGCGCGCGGCCGAGCGGGAGCCGGcgcgcggccgcggcggcggagaggagggACGGGAAGGCGCCGGGATCGAAGGGGttcgcggcggcgccgccatTGACGGCGGCggcgtggtggtggtggtgggtgaGGTTGTGGGGGACATTTTTGGGCACGCCTTGCatttgggagagagagagagtgtgtgattTTGTGTGCTGTACCCACTATGGGTACCCGAAAGAGGCACACAAAGGGTAGTTTGGTAATTTGAAGTAATCGCAGTTTGCGGCTTGCTCCACATACTTTCCGCTTCTTTGAGCTTACTATCGAGTGTAGTATTGttcgataaaatattatttaaacagCGATGTTAAAAGAAGCAGTGTACTAATATTTTTGTAAACTTCACTGAAAATGTTATTTTCAGTGAAgtttataaaaatatcattaattAGGTAAAACAAGGCTAGCAAACTTAACATATAGCGTTCTATTTTGAGTAATCCTGTTACAGCGATAGTGAAAAATATtctatgaaagaaaaaaaaatttcagttttaAACATTATATCCTCAGCAGAATTggttataaataataaattttacgcGGGGACAAGACTTAATTCAATCACAATTCAACCAATCCTACTTGAAATAGAAGTGTCACAAATAAAAGGAAgcatttttgatctaaatcCAAGTGAGCGTATTCCATATCAATATTGTGTTACCACTTGAAACAAAGAAACAAGATAACATTTTACAAaccacaaaacaaaaaaatgaacaacataaaagatcaaaattaAGAAGATATGTAACAAAGAATATTATATTTAGGCATGCATGATTGATGACCACTATGGAAGGCCACTTTTTAGTACAATTTAGTAGAAGTGCATGCTTTGAAGGAGTGATTgttatttaaagaaaaagggaagGATATGTATGGACAATaagattgaaaaaaataaaatgatagtaTTTTTAGCTTATGTTTAGCAAGTTGGAATTATAGTTAATTAACAAGTAGATAAAGTTTGGTTGGAATGCAATAGCTACTCTATGGGCCATCTCCAAGATATGAGCTATGCCCTAGTTAGGGTTTCTTTACAAGTACTTTTCTTTTTAGGGGGATCAAAAGCCAAATATGTGATTGACACCCACAAGGCATTGTCTTGCCCCCACAAATACTTTTAATCCTAAGATATGATTTTTAGTTTGGATAAGATTAGTCATTAGGTGCTTGGGATTAAAGGTAGGAATGGATTGGATGTGTTGATGCTTtttctgaattatttttttatacgaataattaatttcataatatGGTGTCAGAGTCAATTCTCAATGCTTTCAATTTTAAAGAGGTTCTAAGTTAAATTAATTCTTATATACATATGCTATTTCATTGTCTTGCTTTCCTTGATGAAATTCTATATGTTTAATTCTCTTAAAGATCGGATATATCAACACTGTTTCTGAATCATTTTTGTAAGAACAATCATTTGCATAACATGGTATTAGAGTAATCCTCCACGCCTTCACTTTTAAGAGTTTCTAAGTTAAATTTCTACATATGCTATTTTATTACCGGCTTTCCTCGATGAAATCCTACATTCAATTCTCACATCAACCATTTATTGTCTGATCTCCACCAATCACATGAACGACGGTGTTAAGTTATTTGCCAAATcattttctataaattaaaGTCAACTTTCTTTTAAGAGATCCATATTTGCCATCTTATCACCTCCTCTCTATCATAAAAGCAAGCGAGAGtgttaaaattatttctgaACTTGTTTCTATTAGCTTGCTTTTTCGGATAACATGAAGTAGGTCTATGAGCGATTCACAGCTGACGTGGTGGATCTGGTCTAGGCAACACACAATTTCTCAAACTAATTCTagtaattttcttctttttttttctattgttggaaataataagcagcggaaacttacaaaccggatagccaacgtatccgggaaccGGAATCGGATCGggttgcttgttttacaagccttcttggatcgtccttgtctcgatgcttctggatccTCGAATTAGATCGTATTCGATCGTCGTCCCTACGGGAGAAAACGGgggcatatatataaaataacggaacccctaaatatcctgaatctcctatagattaggataaggattgggatatttattaacatataataaatatccattataagatatgtttcttaactgataagaaacatataattcaTACTTATCCTAAACTTGTTAGGATGAATCATGATCCATAACTTATGTGGATCGGGTCAAATCataacccgccaatgtggacacaccatatggcaacaatctcccacttggccacattggccaactctctctcactcattcGTCTCTTCATACGGGTAATAGAGCGTGCGACCTGACGAAAAGAACCACATGCAGGAGTGCTAAATTAAGTCACCACCCAACTAATATAGCACATCACTGACTTAATTCGTCTATGCCCTAGACGTTTCAACACACACCGGATCAAGCATCACAAAGTCCCTCTCCTGTAATGACAGGGCTCGACCCCACCGTTATTTCTCgtactcatga
This DNA window, taken from Ananas comosus cultivar F153 linkage group 21, ASM154086v1, whole genome shotgun sequence, encodes the following:
- the LOC109726578 gene encoding sucrose nonfermenting 4-like protein isoform X1 yields the protein MVLTRFSWPYGGRHVAICGSFTRWVDQYQMALVEGSMGEYQAIFDLPPGVYQYRFLVDGMWRCDEQKLCATNEYGILNNVIFVEEPMTSVIHHEAFRGMDMDDGVLLSTMPAEPLLQTSDIRIESFRHWVSAMLSEKNIFDIIPVSSKVSVMDLQLPVKQAFHIMAEEGFTVVPLWDDSRGNITGMLTPSDFILILRELQNNMRALANEELEMHSISSWKEGKLQLYGQPDAAVGVNRRPLIHVGDLESLKDVALKIVQNEISSVPIFKSSLDDASSMPLLNLASLPGILRFICKNSAELIQLFPLLQFQISAIPLGTWLPTTGRGSGRPLSILRRDALLSSALNLLLEARVSSIPIVDENGSLLDVYARSDIMALAKDNIYARIQLEQMTVEHALEQVYQVNGHRRCYTCFRSTTFHEILQQLSNPGVRRLVVVDARTRIVEGIISLRDIFTFLLGC
- the LOC109726579 gene encoding pentatricopeptide repeat-containing protein At5g61800-like, which translates into the protein MQGVPKNVPHNLTHHHHHAAAVNGGAAANPFDPGAFPSLLSAAAAARRLPLGRALHALTLTLGLLPSRRSPLLSNALLAVYAACAAAPDARRAFDEAGARDLVSYNTLLAAYSRAGLAARARALFDEMPRRDPVSWGTLISCYARRGLPREGLALLRRMLATRTPPDDVALASALSCCAQSGALDQGKMIHRYVERHRGSPNVYVATGLVDMYAKCGCIGEATRVFEWSPHRNVYTWNALIGGLAMHGHVDTSLAYFARMRRSGVRPDGVTLLALLTGCSHAGRVDTAKRLFGEMESVHGVARELKHYGCMADLLSRAGLIAEAAEMIERMPTRGDAYVWGGLLAGCRIHHGNVGVAEAAAERLLELDPEDSGVYSIMAEIYAAEKRWKDVRRMRRLMERVRRDAGRSSIEVDRNGLVSMDDDG